A genomic window from Sphingobacterium spiritivorum includes:
- the fabG gene encoding 3-oxoacyl-[acyl-carrier-protein] reductase, with protein sequence MKLLEGKTALVTGASKGIGRKIAEVFAQNGANVAFTYLSSVEKGQALEQELQAFGTQVKGYRSDASKFEEAEKLINDIVADFGTVDIVVNNAGITKDGLLMRMTEENWDDVINVNLKSIFNVTKAASKVMMKNRKGSFINMSSVVGVQGNAGQANYAASKAGIIGFSKSVAKELGSRNIRANVVAPGFIRTEMTDVLDPKVVAGWEAGIPLKRSGDPEEVANVCLFLASDLSAYVTGQVIPVDGGML encoded by the coding sequence ATGAAATTATTGGAAGGAAAAACGGCGCTTGTAACAGGTGCATCCAAAGGTATTGGCAGAAAGATTGCAGAGGTTTTTGCACAAAATGGAGCAAATGTAGCGTTTACATATTTGTCATCAGTTGAAAAAGGACAGGCATTAGAACAAGAGCTGCAGGCTTTTGGAACTCAGGTCAAAGGATACCGCTCTGACGCTTCAAAATTTGAAGAAGCGGAAAAACTGATTAACGATATCGTAGCAGACTTCGGAACAGTTGACATCGTGGTAAATAATGCAGGAATTACCAAAGACGGTCTTTTAATGCGTATGACAGAAGAAAACTGGGATGATGTCATCAATGTCAATCTGAAGTCCATCTTCAATGTGACTAAAGCAGCTTCTAAAGTTATGATGAAAAACCGTAAAGGTTCATTTATCAATATGTCTTCTGTAGTCGGTGTACAGGGTAATGCCGGTCAGGCAAATTATGCGGCATCTAAAGCTGGAATTATTGGTTTTTCCAAATCAGTGGCCAAGGAATTAGGTTCACGTAATATCCGTGCTAATGTTGTTGCTCCGGGTTTTATCCGTACAGAAATGACCGATGTACTGGATCCTAAAGTCGTTGCTGGATGGGAAGCAGGAATTCCGTTGAAACGTTCCGGAGATCCTGAAGAAGTGGCAAACGTATGTCTTTTCTTAGCTTCTGATTTGTCAGCTTACGTCACCGGACAGGTAATACCGGTAGATGGCGGCATGTTATAA
- a CDS encoding malate:quinone oxidoreductase yields the protein MGKSKKNYEDVDVVLIGAGIMSATLGTLINELNPHVKIEMFERLDLVAAESSDAWNNAGTGHSALCELNYTPQKADGSVDIKKAISIAESFEISKQFWTYLVEKGIIKDPEGFIRSIPHMSCVFGERNVEFLKRRHATMIENTLFKGMEYSEDPEVLKEWIPLVMEGRPEGDKIAATKMDIGTDVNFGSLTRDLIDHLVTKDNFSLKLEHEVKDIEREGDGRWEIEVKDIKTGKKRDLKAQFVFIGAGGHSLLLLEKSGIPEAKGYGGFPVGGQWLRCTNEEVIAKHHAKVYGKASVGAPPMSVPHLDTRYIDGKQALLFGPYAGFSTKFLKKGSFFDLPASIKLSNIRPMLAAGWDNMDLTKYLITEVMKSPKDKLESLKEYMPNAKQEDWALEVAGQRVQVIKKDKKHGGVLEFGTEVVASADGSLAALLGASPGASTSVKIMVELLKKCFPDRAKTQEYRDKLREMIPTWGQSLATDPELCKTTRARTQKALKLD from the coding sequence ATGGGTAAAAGCAAGAAAAATTACGAAGACGTAGACGTCGTATTAATAGGCGCCGGTATCATGAGCGCTACTTTGGGTACATTGATCAATGAATTAAACCCACATGTTAAGATTGAAATGTTTGAGCGATTGGATCTGGTCGCTGCTGAAAGTTCAGACGCCTGGAATAATGCAGGTACGGGACATTCGGCTTTATGCGAACTGAACTATACACCTCAGAAGGCAGATGGTTCTGTCGATATAAAGAAAGCTATCAGTATTGCTGAATCCTTTGAAATTTCAAAACAATTCTGGACATACCTTGTCGAAAAAGGAATTATCAAAGATCCGGAAGGATTTATTCGCAGTATACCACATATGAGTTGTGTTTTTGGTGAACGTAATGTGGAGTTCCTGAAAAGACGCCATGCTACGATGATTGAAAATACATTATTCAAAGGAATGGAGTATTCTGAAGATCCGGAGGTATTGAAAGAGTGGATTCCTTTGGTGATGGAAGGACGTCCGGAAGGAGATAAAATAGCCGCTACCAAAATGGATATCGGTACAGATGTTAATTTTGGATCGCTGACAAGAGATCTGATTGATCATCTGGTGACAAAAGATAACTTCTCTCTGAAACTGGAACATGAGGTGAAAGATATTGAACGGGAAGGTGATGGCCGTTGGGAAATAGAAGTAAAAGATATCAAAACCGGAAAGAAAAGAGATTTAAAGGCACAGTTTGTTTTTATAGGAGCAGGAGGACATTCTTTATTACTTCTTGAAAAATCAGGTATTCCGGAAGCAAAAGGCTACGGAGGATTCCCGGTAGGCGGACAATGGCTGCGATGCACAAATGAAGAAGTGATAGCTAAACACCATGCTAAAGTATACGGTAAAGCGTCGGTAGGTGCACCGCCTATGTCTGTTCCTCATTTGGACACGCGATACATTGATGGCAAACAAGCTTTATTGTTTGGTCCTTACGCAGGGTTTTCGACTAAGTTTCTGAAAAAGGGATCTTTCTTCGATTTACCGGCATCTATCAAACTCAGCAATATCCGTCCTATGCTTGCGGCAGGATGGGATAATATGGATCTGACCAAATATCTGATTACTGAAGTCATGAAAAGTCCGAAAGATAAGCTGGAATCCCTGAAAGAATACATGCCAAATGCAAAACAGGAGGACTGGGCTCTTGAAGTTGCAGGACAACGTGTACAGGTTATCAAAAAGGATAAGAAACACGGAGGTGTACTGGAGTTCGGAACTGAAGTAGTGGCAAGTGCCGACGGATCGTTAGCAGCCCTGTTAGGCGCATCTCCCGGAGCATCTACTTCTGTAAAGATCATGGTTGAATTATTAAAAAAATGTTTTCCTGACCGTGCAAAAACGCAGGAATACAGAGATAAATTAAGAGAAATGATCCCGACATGGGGACAATCTCTTGCAACTGATCCGGAGCTTTGCAAAACGACACGTGCGCGTACACAAAAAGCTCTGAAATTAGATTAG
- the pnuC gene encoding nicotinamide riboside transporter PnuC: MEILSILQHLWQQVLETSWLQWLGVSAGVTQVMLSKNNKVSNYLFGIISVIVTMIVLYEAKLYAEIALNMYYLIMSIYGWWYWISNKDVAQKPITSCSEKDWGIVVLIVGTAFAIFYYFLTHHTDSDVPLWDAWVSATAWAGMWLLAKRKLENWILLNISNLFAVPLLYHKGLLLYAILTLYLFTVAFFGYFNWKKMMKHHALSKIKGNQKI; this comes from the coding sequence ATGGAAATATTATCTATTCTACAGCACCTTTGGCAACAGGTTCTGGAAACATCATGGTTGCAATGGTTAGGTGTATCCGCAGGAGTTACACAAGTCATGTTATCCAAAAACAACAAAGTTTCTAATTATTTATTTGGTATCATCAGTGTTATAGTGACCATGATTGTACTCTATGAGGCTAAACTCTATGCGGAGATTGCTCTTAATATGTATTATCTAATTATGAGTATTTACGGATGGTGGTATTGGATTTCAAATAAAGACGTGGCTCAGAAGCCGATTACATCCTGTTCAGAAAAAGACTGGGGTATCGTTGTCTTGATTGTAGGAACCGCATTTGCCATTTTTTATTATTTTCTGACCCATCACACAGATTCGGATGTACCATTGTGGGATGCGTGGGTATCCGCTACAGCCTGGGCAGGAATGTGGCTGCTTGCAAAGCGTAAACTTGAAAATTGGATATTGCTCAATATCAGTAATCTGTTTGCGGTTCCTTTGCTCTATCATAAAGGTCTGTTGCTTTACGCTATCCTTACCCTTTATTTATTTACGGTTGCATTTTTTGGGTATTTCAACTGGAAAAAGATGATGAAACATCATGCGCTTTCCAAAATAAAGGGGAATCAAAAGATTTGA
- a CDS encoding acyl-CoA dehydrogenase family protein — MQITKDQKNILESQIHTAIAQQELTTTQLDLAYQEKWFKIWVSQELGGLGLKLSEGVRFLRDLAYIDGSLAWTITLCSGANLFVGFIDREKGNSVFSDAKVCFGGSGMCSGRAYKTEGGYLVSGVWKYATGSPHLTHFTANVPIFDGDAACVDEKGQASFITIFADHTDVELIRDWNTFGLESTASHSFKLDNVFIADNQVYSLVPEKATLPDPIYQYPFMPFAALTLLANYMGMFERFMDLVVDLFQHKSKQSGWQEKFGVSVKDHLDQTVVLYDKMQEEIWTEMDISWSKLVDGEGDEVCYARIETKSRDMVSFIRSKVTAFFPYCGIAAAQRESELNIVFRNIFTASQHNLLLKTD; from the coding sequence ATGCAGATTACGAAAGATCAGAAGAACATACTTGAATCGCAGATTCATACTGCTATAGCACAGCAGGAATTGACAACCACACAGTTGGACCTCGCTTATCAGGAAAAATGGTTTAAAATATGGGTATCACAGGAACTGGGCGGGCTAGGATTGAAATTATCAGAAGGCGTGCGCTTTCTTCGGGATCTCGCCTATATTGATGGTAGTCTGGCCTGGACAATAACCCTATGTTCGGGAGCAAATCTGTTTGTAGGTTTTATAGATAGGGAAAAAGGAAATTCTGTTTTTTCAGATGCAAAAGTGTGTTTTGGCGGAAGTGGGATGTGTTCCGGCAGGGCTTATAAAACTGAAGGGGGATACCTCGTTTCCGGTGTATGGAAATACGCTACCGGATCTCCGCATTTAACTCATTTTACCGCAAATGTACCCATATTTGACGGTGATGCGGCATGTGTGGATGAGAAAGGACAGGCTTCTTTTATTACCATCTTTGCAGACCACACAGATGTAGAGTTGATAAGAGACTGGAATACATTCGGTTTGGAAAGTACGGCAAGCCATAGTTTTAAACTGGATAATGTGTTTATTGCAGACAATCAGGTCTATTCATTAGTACCTGAAAAAGCTACCTTACCAGATCCGATATATCAGTATCCGTTTATGCCATTCGCTGCGTTGACGCTCTTAGCTAATTACATGGGTATGTTTGAACGCTTTATGGATCTGGTTGTAGATCTGTTTCAACATAAATCCAAACAGTCCGGATGGCAGGAAAAATTTGGTGTTTCGGTAAAAGATCATCTGGATCAGACGGTAGTTCTTTATGATAAAATGCAAGAGGAAATATGGACAGAAATGGATATTTCGTGGAGTAAACTTGTCGATGGAGAGGGCGACGAGGTATGTTATGCCCGTATTGAAACTAAAAGCAGAGATATGGTATCCTTTATCCGCAGTAAAGTGACTGCTTTTTTTCCTTATTGCGGTATTGCTGCTGCTCAGCGGGAATCAGAATTGAATATTGTATTCCGGAATATTTTTACTGCTTCGCAGCATAATTTGCTGCTAAAGACAGATTAA
- a CDS encoding copper resistance protein NlpE translates to MKKLILSITGAALVLISCQNTSITATSEKNDSIAALAKKDSVEEFSNPDPAHNSQNALDWDGEYEGVLPCADCEGIKTNVILHKDNTYSLVSEYLGKKSTFKEEGKFTWDDSGSVVILKLKDGTNKFKVQEGSLKMLDQEGNVITGSLEANYILKKV, encoded by the coding sequence ATGAAGAAATTGATTTTAAGTATCACAGGAGCGGCATTGGTTTTAATTTCTTGTCAAAACACATCTATAACTGCAACATCCGAAAAAAATGATTCTATAGCGGCTTTAGCAAAAAAAGATTCAGTAGAAGAATTTTCAAATCCGGATCCGGCTCATAACAGCCAGAATGCATTGGACTGGGACGGGGAATATGAAGGCGTGTTACCATGTGCAGACTGTGAAGGTATCAAAACAAATGTAATCCTGCATAAGGATAATACGTATTCACTTGTATCGGAATATTTAGGAAAAAAATCAACATTTAAAGAAGAAGGGAAATTTACCTGGGATGATAGTGGAAGTGTTGTTATATTGAAACTTAAAGATGGAACTAATAAATTTAAAGTGCAGGAAGGATCACTAAAAATGCTTGATCAGGAAGGAAATGTCATCACCGGATCACTGGAAGCAAATTATATACTTAAGAAAGTTTAA
- a CDS encoding universal stress protein produces MKRILFPTDFSEAANNAFVYALQLAKSIDASLYILHVYELPIYSSMYAGQLDYVQQIYQSIELAQFDNYKDNVPQLHEIAKKYNLEDIEMYFVFEKGLFLDSIKRVIKRDQIDMIVMGTTGLNSANTTLIGSNTVNLIRSVSQPVFSIPRLAKFDGIKAIGFTTLFREADKKPLAEILKLADYFDAKVNVLHIKTKENEDIESQAAAWKQQFNNSRLTFSVLPATSVEERVLEFIMEHKIDFLAIVKRNRNFFDRLFTSSMSQKLAYHSTIPILVIREEA; encoded by the coding sequence ATGAAGCGTATTTTATTCCCTACCGATTTTTCAGAAGCTGCAAACAATGCATTTGTTTACGCGCTTCAGCTTGCTAAAAGTATAGATGCATCTCTTTACATCCTGCATGTCTACGAATTGCCGATTTATTCCAGCATGTATGCGGGGCAGTTGGATTATGTACAGCAGATTTATCAATCTATAGAACTGGCCCAATTTGATAATTACAAAGACAACGTTCCTCAATTACATGAAATCGCCAAAAAGTACAACCTTGAAGATATAGAGATGTACTTTGTCTTTGAAAAAGGACTGTTTCTGGATTCGATCAAACGGGTTATTAAACGTGACCAGATCGATATGATTGTCATGGGCACCACTGGCTTGAATTCAGCCAACACCACACTCATAGGTTCCAATACCGTCAATCTTATACGTTCTGTATCGCAGCCAGTATTCAGCATTCCCAGACTGGCAAAATTTGATGGCATCAAAGCTATAGGATTTACAACCCTCTTCAGAGAGGCCGATAAGAAACCTTTAGCTGAGATTTTGAAACTGGCCGATTATTTTGATGCGAAAGTCAATGTATTACACATCAAGACAAAGGAAAATGAAGATATTGAATCTCAGGCAGCGGCATGGAAACAACAATTCAACAATTCTCGTCTGACATTTTCAGTATTGCCAGCCACATCTGTGGAAGAGAGAGTATTGGAATTTATTATGGAGCATAAAATTGATTTTCTGGCCATTGTAAAACGCAACCGTAACTTCTTTGATCGCTTATTTACGTCCAGTATGAGTCAAAAACTAGCCTATCATTCCACAATACCTATATTAGTTATTCGCGAAGAAGCATAA
- a CDS encoding DUF4846 domain-containing protein, translating to MMLHLFHTLLLIPSLILSATACQSGSGNAESDISNRDSLPSENYVSNEGYNTIWIKSDGMTVKDRFITPQGYQRKTYQANEFGYFLQHLPLKKMGSEVLYYNGNVKAQNKIYVSVVNLPIGTRDLHQCADAVMRLRADYLYQQKRFKEIHFNFLSDGKPRYYTDYIKGDYSAKKYWKYMEYIFAYANTASLHDELPTVSSVRNIKIGDTFIQKGNPIGHAIIAVDMAENEQGEKLVLLAQSYMPAQEIQILNNPNDPKLSPWYKLKDGVILTPEWKFKSENLKTWKN from the coding sequence ATGATGCTGCATCTCTTTCATACTCTTCTGCTTATCCCCTCTTTGATATTATCTGCTACAGCTTGTCAATCCGGCAGTGGTAATGCCGAATCTGACATATCAAATCGTGATTCTCTCCCCTCCGAAAACTATGTGTCCAATGAAGGTTACAATACAATATGGATCAAATCAGATGGGATGACTGTGAAAGATCGTTTTATTACGCCTCAGGGATACCAGCGCAAAACCTATCAGGCCAATGAATTTGGTTATTTTCTACAACATCTGCCCCTGAAGAAAATGGGATCTGAGGTCTTATATTACAATGGCAATGTCAAAGCTCAAAATAAAATATATGTCAGTGTAGTCAATCTTCCTATCGGCACAAGAGATCTCCATCAATGTGCAGATGCTGTCATGCGGCTAAGAGCAGACTATCTGTATCAGCAAAAAAGATTTAAGGAAATTCACTTCAACTTCTTATCTGATGGGAAGCCCCGTTATTACACAGACTATATTAAAGGTGATTACAGTGCTAAAAAATACTGGAAGTATATGGAATATATATTTGCATATGCTAACACAGCCTCACTCCATGATGAATTACCTACTGTGTCCTCTGTCCGTAATATTAAAATCGGAGACACATTTATTCAAAAGGGAAATCCTATAGGACACGCCATCATTGCAGTAGATATGGCCGAAAATGAGCAGGGAGAAAAATTGGTACTCCTTGCACAAAGCTATATGCCTGCGCAGGAAATACAGATATTGAATAACCCTAATGACCCCAAACTAAGCCCCTGGTATAAGCTGAAAGACGGCGTAATTCTAACTCCGGAATGGAAATTTAAAAGTGAAAATCTCAAAACCTGGAAAAACTAA
- a CDS encoding 2'-5' RNA ligase family protein, with the protein MESKHYSLVFLPCSRSMSLVRHLKEALANIIGWYNSKNSDAHITILEFNATDAELEFIKRKIRQLADTERPDYVYLDKYEAFPQNGAFFIAPTDYSKNYLKNIMNRFVGSLNAKNIRKSNDPHMSIARKLNADKLAIALERFESISLNFFCDRVVLRIYDKGSSQYQFADEFKFGSKIPAPPAQFRLDIS; encoded by the coding sequence ATGGAAAGTAAACATTATTCGCTGGTTTTCCTGCCGTGTTCTCGTTCTATGAGTCTGGTCCGTCATCTCAAGGAAGCATTGGCCAATATAATCGGTTGGTACAATAGTAAAAATTCGGATGCTCATATTACTATTTTAGAGTTCAATGCTACCGATGCCGAGTTGGAATTTATCAAACGTAAAATCAGACAGCTGGCTGATACCGAACGTCCGGATTATGTCTATCTGGATAAGTATGAGGCATTTCCGCAAAACGGAGCATTTTTCATTGCTCCTACGGATTATTCCAAGAATTATCTGAAGAATATTATGAATCGTTTTGTCGGATCTCTGAATGCTAAAAATATCCGGAAAAGTAACGATCCGCACATGAGTATTGCCCGAAAACTCAATGCAGATAAACTGGCAATTGCATTGGAAAGGTTTGAGAGTATCAGTCTCAATTTTTTCTGTGATCGTGTGGTATTACGTATCTACGATAAAGGATCCAGTCAATACCAATTCGCAGATGAATTTAAATTTGGAAGCAAAATACCGGCTCCACCTGCCCAATTCAGACTGGATATCAGCTAG
- a CDS encoding sugar O-acetyltransferase: MKTAKELMLASEPYRAMGKELFEDRQYAKEELYKYNLSAPSKIKERNQIIKKLFAKTGNRLFIEPPFRCDYGYNIEIGDNFYANYNCTILDGAKVSIGENVMFAPNVSLFTAGHPIHATPRNEGWEYAFPITIGDNVWIGGNAVINPGVTIGENTVIGAGSVVTRDIPANVIAAGNPCRVLRPITDEDKQYYFRDKKF; encoded by the coding sequence ATGAAAACCGCTAAAGAACTTATGCTTGCTTCTGAGCCTTACCGCGCAATGGGAAAGGAATTATTCGAGGACCGTCAATATGCAAAGGAGGAATTGTACAAATACAATTTATCAGCTCCTTCAAAAATCAAAGAGCGTAATCAGATCATCAAAAAATTATTTGCGAAGACAGGTAACCGTCTTTTTATTGAACCGCCTTTTCGTTGTGATTATGGATATAATATAGAAATAGGTGATAATTTTTACGCGAATTATAATTGTACAATCCTCGATGGTGCTAAAGTCAGCATAGGTGAGAATGTCATGTTTGCACCCAATGTAAGTCTATTTACAGCAGGCCATCCTATACATGCAACACCCCGCAATGAAGGGTGGGAATATGCCTTTCCTATTACTATAGGAGACAATGTATGGATCGGAGGTAATGCAGTAATTAATCCGGGCGTCACGATCGGTGAGAATACAGTCATCGGTGCCGGATCGGTAGTCACCAGAGATATTCCGGCAAATGTCATTGCTGCAGGCAATCCCTGCCGTGTACTTCGTCCGATTACGGACGAAGACAAGCAATATTACTTCAGGGACAAAAAATTCTAG
- a CDS encoding aminoacyl-histidine dipeptidase, producing MNQEILQLQPQSIWKNFNALNAVPRASKKEERVIAFIQEFGKSLGLETITDKTGNVVIRKPATAGMEDRKGIVLQSHLDMVHQKNNDTVFDFDADGIRMLIDGDWVKADGTTLGADNGIGVATIMAILESKELAHPAVDALFTIDEETGMTGAFGLEGGVLQGEILLNLDTENDTEIDIGCAGGVDVTATKSYSSEPVLNGYAGLTITVKGLNGGHSGMEIHKGLGNANKIMNRVLFGMHGGFGLRLSEIKGGGLRNAIPRESVAKVVLPQEQVQHFISAADSVIQAIKAEYKSVDAGLEIVIDQQEHTPVTILPLDVQEQLIKAVYAAHNGVYRMSADFADLVETSNNIANIEVKDGKITIKCLTRSSVESSKYDLANALKSTFELMGAEVGFSGDYPGWTPDANSQILQVLKDIYEKQYHEQPEVVACHAGLECGILGRNYPGMDMISFGPTILGAHSPAERVSISSVQKFWAFIQEILVNIPKK from the coding sequence ATGAATCAGGAAATATTACAATTACAACCACAGTCGATTTGGAAAAATTTTAATGCTTTAAATGCAGTACCCAGAGCTTCTAAGAAAGAGGAAAGGGTAATTGCTTTTATACAGGAATTCGGAAAATCATTAGGTCTCGAAACCATCACTGATAAAACCGGAAATGTCGTGATCCGAAAACCTGCTACAGCAGGTATGGAAGATCGTAAAGGAATCGTCTTGCAATCGCATCTGGATATGGTACATCAAAAGAACAATGATACCGTGTTTGATTTTGACGCAGACGGAATCAGGATGCTGATTGATGGCGACTGGGTAAAAGCTGACGGTACTACCTTGGGTGCTGACAATGGAATAGGGGTGGCGACTATCATGGCCATTCTGGAATCAAAGGAGTTGGCTCATCCGGCTGTAGATGCCCTTTTTACAATAGATGAGGAAACCGGTATGACTGGTGCATTCGGTCTGGAAGGTGGGGTTCTGCAAGGAGAAATACTCTTGAATCTAGATACAGAAAATGATACAGAAATTGATATCGGCTGTGCCGGTGGTGTAGATGTCACTGCGACAAAGAGTTACAGCTCTGAACCTGTATTAAACGGATATGCGGGATTGACAATTACGGTAAAAGGATTGAATGGCGGGCACTCCGGTATGGAGATTCATAAAGGTCTGGGAAATGCCAATAAGATTATGAACAGAGTTTTGTTTGGTATGCACGGCGGATTTGGGCTTCGTTTGTCAGAAATAAAAGGAGGCGGCCTGAGAAATGCTATTCCCAGAGAAAGTGTTGCTAAAGTCGTATTACCACAGGAGCAGGTTCAGCACTTTATTTCAGCTGCTGATAGTGTGATCCAGGCTATCAAAGCCGAATACAAAAGTGTGGATGCGGGTCTTGAAATTGTTATTGATCAGCAAGAGCATACTCCGGTCACTATTTTGCCACTGGATGTACAGGAACAACTTATCAAAGCAGTATATGCCGCTCATAACGGTGTGTACCGTATGAGTGCTGATTTCGCAGATCTGGTCGAAACATCCAATAATATAGCCAATATAGAGGTGAAAGATGGTAAGATCACAATAAAATGTCTGACCAGATCCTCCGTTGAATCTTCTAAATATGATCTTGCAAACGCATTAAAATCTACATTTGAACTGATGGGTGCGGAGGTTGGATTTTCCGGAGATTATCCGGGCTGGACTCCTGACGCTAATTCGCAGATCCTGCAGGTACTTAAGGATATCTATGAAAAGCAATATCATGAGCAACCGGAGGTAGTTGCCTGCCATGCCGGTCTGGAATGTGGTATTCTGGGACGTAATTATCCGGGTATGGATATGATTTCCTTCGGTCCGACTATTCTTGGAGCACATTCACCGGCTGAGCGCGTATCTATATCATCCGTTCAGAAATTCTGGGCATTTATACAGGAGATCCTGGTTAATATTCCCAAAAAGTAA
- a CDS encoding amino acid permease: MLFKKSITQLVSEAHESGEHTLKRTLSSTGLVALGVGAIIGAGLFSLTGMAAADNAGPAVMLSFIIAAVGCAFAGLCYAEFASMIPVAGSAYTYSYATMGELVAWIIGWDLVLEYALASATVAVSWSQYFGELLKIFGMSIPEEFLHGPWEGGYVNIPAIIIVCLLSLLLIRGTKESSTVNNLLVILKVSVVLIFIGLGWSFINPANHTPFIPANEGEELLKSGKIGWGEFFKDGYFGNFGISGVFRAAGVLFFAFVGFDAVSTAAQEAKNPKKGMPIGIIGSLIICTVLYVLFSYVMTGLANYTEFKGDAKPVATAFAKTGYHFLNTALIITIISGYTSVILVMLLGQSRVFYSMSKDGLLPALFSHLGKNQTPWKTNVIFMIFVSLFAGFVPVSDLGHMVSIGTLFAFTLVCIGILVLRKTAPDIERPFRTPLVPLIPILGVIVCVAMMASLPIQSWERLGIWLGIGMIIYFIYGKKHSKIRKQHEQGLKN; the protein is encoded by the coding sequence ATGCTTTTTAAAAAATCAATCACTCAATTAGTCTCAGAGGCCCACGAGAGTGGCGAGCACACCCTGAAAAGAACCTTGTCCAGTACAGGGCTGGTTGCCCTTGGCGTTGGAGCCATTATTGGTGCAGGATTATTTTCACTGACGGGAATGGCAGCAGCTGATAATGCAGGACCGGCAGTTATGCTTTCCTTTATTATAGCCGCAGTAGGCTGTGCTTTTGCAGGACTTTGTTATGCAGAATTTGCATCTATGATTCCGGTCGCAGGAAGTGCTTACACATACTCTTATGCAACTATGGGTGAATTGGTAGCATGGATTATCGGATGGGATTTGGTATTAGAATATGCACTTGCAAGCGCCACAGTAGCCGTGAGCTGGTCTCAGTACTTCGGTGAGTTGCTGAAAATATTCGGCATGAGTATACCCGAAGAATTCCTGCACGGCCCCTGGGAGGGCGGATATGTCAATATTCCGGCAATCATTATTGTCTGCCTGCTGTCCTTGTTACTGATAAGAGGTACCAAAGAATCATCTACAGTAAACAATCTGCTGGTTATTCTTAAAGTATCTGTGGTTTTGATTTTCATCGGTTTAGGCTGGTCATTTATCAACCCGGCAAACCATACACCGTTTATCCCTGCCAATGAAGGTGAAGAATTATTGAAAAGCGGAAAAATCGGTTGGGGAGAATTCTTTAAAGATGGTTATTTCGGAAATTTTGGTATTTCCGGAGTTTTCAGAGCAGCAGGAGTTTTATTCTTTGCTTTTGTTGGCTTTGATGCGGTCAGTACAGCAGCACAGGAAGCCAAGAATCCTAAAAAAGGAATGCCAATCGGAATTATAGGTTCATTGATTATCTGTACGGTATTATATGTATTGTTTTCGTATGTGATGACCGGATTGGCGAACTATACAGAGTTCAAAGGTGATGCAAAACCAGTAGCTACAGCATTTGCCAAGACAGGATATCACTTCCTGAATACGGCTTTGATTATTACGATTATCAGCGGTTACACTTCCGTAATTCTGGTTATGCTCTTAGGCCAGAGCCGAGTATTTTACTCCATGAGTAAAGACGGTTTGCTTCCGGCACTTTTCTCTCATCTCGGAAAAAATCAGACGCCATGGAAAACCAATGTTATTTTTATGATTTTCGTAAGTCTTTTTGCTGGATTTGTACCGGTCTCTGATCTGGGGCACATGGTAAGTATCGGAACTCTTTTTGCCTTTACATTAGTATGTATCGGTATTCTGGTATTGAGAAAAACAGCTCCGGATATCGAACGCCCTTTCCGCACACCTTTAGTGCCGTTGATCCCGATTCTGGGTGTTATCGTATGTGTGGCGATGATGGCATCATTACCGATTCAAAGCTGGGAGCGATTAGGAATCTGGCTTGGAATAGGAATGATTATCTATTTTATTTACGGTAAAAAACACAGTAAGATTCGTAAACAGCATGAACAAGGATTGAAAAATTAA